The DNA window GTCTGCGCTACTACAAACTCTCCCTGCTCGAGCAGATCCCGGCGCTTAACCGCGCGATCCGCTACGAGCTGCGCGACACCTTCGACCGCGACCTCGCCCTTACCCCCGTGATGCGCCCCGGCTCCTGGATCGGCGGCGACCACGACGGCAACCCTTACGTCAACGCCGAAACGCTCACCTACGCCACCCGCCAGGCCGCCGACACCGTGTTGAACCACTACCTCGACGAACTGGGCGAACTCGAGCGCGAGCTGTCCCTCTCTGACCGTTACTCCACCTGCTCGGCGGAGCTTTCCCAGCTTGCCGACGTCGCCAACAACACAGCCGAGTCCCGCGTCGATGAGCCCTACCGCCGCGCCATCTACGGCATCCGCCATCGCGTCGCCGCCACCCGCGACGTACTCGCCGGTTCGGCAAGCGCGGGCACACCCTACGCCGACCCCGGCGAACTGCTCGCAGACCTGGACGTGATCGACGCTTCCCTGCGCGCCCACGGCGGCGCGATTATCGCCAACGACCGGCTGAACCGCCTGCGCTCGGCCGTGACCACCTTCGGCTTCCACCTCTACACGCTCGACCTGCGGCAAAACTCCGAATCCTTCGAGAAAGTCGTGGCCGAGGTGCTCTCGGTCGCCGGCGTGTGCGAAAACTACGCCGCGCTTGCGGAGGAGGACCGCGTGGAGGTGCTCGTCGATGAGCTGCGCACCCCGCGCCCGCTGCTGCGCGCCGAGGCGCAGCTTAGCGACGACACGCGCAAGGAAATGGGCATCCTCACCGCCGCCGCACGCGCCGTCCGAGACCTGGGACAAGGCGCAATCGCGCAGTGCATCATCGCCATGACCGGGACCGTTTCCGACATCCTGGAGCCCATGGTCCTGCTCAAAGAAGTCGGCCTGGGCAGCGTCAACGTCGTCCCGCTGTTTGAGACCATCGAGGACCTCGCACACGGCGCCCGCATCCTCGAAGACCTCTGGTCGCTGCCGTTCTACCGCGAACACCTGCGCGCCCGCGGCGACGTCCAGGAAGTCATGCTCGGCTACTCCGACTCCAACAAGGACGGCGGCTACCTGCAGGCCAACTGGGCGCTTTACGACGCCGAACTCGCCCTCGTCGAACTCTGCAACCGCCACGGCATCCGCCTTCGGCTCGCGCACGGCCGCGGCGGGGCTGTCGGCCGCGGCGGCGGGCCCACCTACGACGCCATCCTCGCCCAACCAAAGGGCGCCGTCGACGGCTCCATCCGCATCACCGAACAGGGCGAGATCATCTCCGCCAAGTACGGCTCGCCCGAGACCGCACGCCGCCACCTCGAGGCCTTCGTCGCCGGCACCCTCGAGGCCTCCCTGCTGGACACCGAGCCGATCGCCGACCCAACGCGTGCCTACGACATCATGCGCACACTCGCCGCCTACTCCGGCGAAAAGTACAACGAACTCATCGGCGACCCCGGGTTTATCGACTACTTCACCCAATCCACCCCGCTGCACGAGATTGGCGAGCTCAACCTCGGCTCCCGCCCCGCCTCGCGCAAACAAACCACCGCGATCTCCGATCTTCGCGCCATCCCCTGGGTCCTGTCCTGGGCGCAGTCGCGCACCAACGTGCCCGGCTGGTTCGGCGTCGGCACCGCGGTCGAGCGCTGGGCAGGCGAGAGCGAAGAGCGCTGGGACGATCTGCGCGAGCTCTACCGCGACTGGCCATTCTTCCGCTCCGTGCTGTCCAACATGGCCCAAGTCATGGCCAAGGCCGAGCTGTCGCTCGCCCGCCTCTACGCCGACCTGGTAGAAGACCGCGAGGTGGCCGAGCGCATCTACACGCTTATCGCCGAAGAATTTGAGCGCACCAAGCAGGTCTACTTCCGTATCACCGGACACGCTGACCTGGTTGCCGAGAACCAGCGCCAGGCCCGCTCGCTCAAGCGCCGCTACCCCTACCTGCTGCCGCTCAACGCCGTCCAGCTCGAGTTGCTTCGCCGCTACCGCGCCGGCGACGAGACCTTCCTCGTCTCCAAGACCATCCAGGTCACCATGAACGGGCTGGCCACCGCGCTGCGCAACGCGGGGTAGGTTTTGGCGGCTGGGGCGCGGGGCGGACCCCTGCAACCCGCCCCAGAAGCAAGAAAGAGGCAAGAAAACGTTTCTCCAGGTAGGAGAGTTTTTGGAGTGGTTTTCGGGCTGTTTTGGCACCTTTTCCCGGTTACGGAGCAAGAAAACTACTCGGCCCAGAAAGGGACATAGCGGCGGTTGCGAGCTCCGGCATTCGGGTCGTAGAGCCGGATGAGGCCTTCATCCACCGTGGCGTTAATGAGACGGGTCGCCTGGGCTGTCTGCGTATCCCTGAGACCGAAGCGACTTCGCACCGATGCATTCGTGACGGCGCGATTATCCAGAAACCCAAGACACGCATGCTGGTAGACAGCTTCGATCTTTTCATCTGTAGTCATCAGCTTGAACGGGCGGTAGGCACTCAGCGTGACGGTGGTTGTGCCATTTGATCGAATGAGCGCCGGCGGAAAGTGCTCTGCCTCCAGCGATGCAACGATCTTGTCCCAACCGCTTCCACGTTGCTCGACGAAGTGTGCCAGGCGAAGCGCTTCGCCGAGGCATGGATTGCGAGTTGTAGAAGCCGAATCAATAAAACGCTGGGGATCGACCAACGGGGTTCCAGGGTTGGTCACTTCGACACGATCACTGAAAACTTCAACGGTTAAGTATTGACCGCGCTGCTCCAGGTCCTGGTGCATGAGCGCAAGGGAGCATCTCCCTGAAGACCGGTGGCTGTCCTGAGGACTGCCACTTCTGCTCCCAGTCTGGCCTGTTCGAATCACCCGCGCGCGCCGTGACACTGGACATCGCCGAACTTGTCGAGGCCGCCAAGCATTCCGAGAAGATGGGTGCTTCCGAGTTCTGCATCGTCGCCGCAGTGAAGGGCCCGACCCAGCAGCTGCTCGACCAGGTTGCCGAGGCCGTAACCGCTATCCAGGAAGAGGTGGACATTTCCATCTCCGTATCACTTGGCATCCTCACCCGCGACCAGGCTCGCCAACTGGCTAAGATGGGCGTGCCGCGCTACAACCATAACTTCGAAACCGCCGAGTCGTTCTTCCCTAACGTGGTCACCACCCACACCTGGCAGGAGCGCAAGGACACGCTGGAGAACGTGCTGGCAGAGGGCATGGAGATCTGCTGCTGCGGCATCATTGGCCTGGGCGAGTCCCTGGAGCAGCGCGCCGAGTTCGCCACCCAGTTGGCCGAAATCCAGCCGCATGAAGTGCCGATGAACTTCCTCGACCCACGCCCAGGCACCCGGTTCGCCGACCGCCCGCTGGTGCCGCAGGGTGAGGCGCTGCGCGCCGTCGCCGCGTTCCACCTGGCCATGCCGTCCACCCAGCTCCGTTTTGCCGGTGGCACGGAGCTCGCGCTTGGCGACGACGGCACCGAAGCCGGCCTCATGGGCGGCGCGAATGCCATTATCGGCGGTAATTACCTGACCACGTTTGGCCGTCCGATGGAGAAGGACCGCGACGCCGTCGACCGTGTACTGGACGGCGGGGCGAAGCCAGGCTTGAGCCTGAACATCACCCCGGTGGGGCAGAAGCAGAACTCCGGCCACGGAGTCCTGTACGACACCATCAAGTCGCTGTAGTCGGCCGGGCCCTGATGAAAAACCCGGATTCAACGGAACTCGCCGACGCAGTCCTCTCCGGCGAGATCGCCTGGCCGCTCAACTCGGCAAGGCCCTACGATGCGCCGCGCATTTGCCCGCTATGCCAGCGGCGCATGGTGGTAAAAATCAGCCCGATGGCGTGGGAGGCTGCTTGCTCCCACGCCATGGGCTGCTGCGCTCCGAGTGGTTGGAGAAGTAGCAGAGGCGGGAGTGGCTGCTAGCGTACGAAGCGCTTCGTGTTGCGAATCACCACCGCGCTGACGGCGAGTGTGGCCAGGCATGCGGCGCTTACGCCACCGACGGCGGCGGTGTCCCAATCGCCTACAGGGGACTCAATAGCCCAGTACAGCGCGACCGCGATGAGGAACGTGGCAAATGCGGTGATGAGACTGCGTCCCGCACCGAAGGATGCGTAGACCAAACCGAGCGCAACCCCCACGATGGCGGCCACGAAGAAGAACGCGATGTGGAGCAGTACCGTCCACCCCATCGACGTGGTGTCTTGTCCGACGTTCGCCACGATGTAGGGGTCACCGTTAGTGTCCACCCAGGGCACGTCTGCGCCGTTGGTGAAGAGGAACAGGTCATAGGCCTGGTAGTACGGGCTCTTGAACTGGTTGTAGATCGAGGATGCCGCGGTGGCCCCTCCAAGTACCACCGCAGCAATGACGGCGGTGATTGTTGCCGAGTTCATCCACGCGGAAAAGCTCGCGCCAAGCTGGTTTAACGCGCTCCACTGCGTGCCAGCGAGGATAAATAGGGCGGTCAGGGCGAAGCCGCCGAAGATGGTCCAGAGGGAACCGTCTCCACTGTAGAAACGGCCCAGCGGGACTAGGACCAGCAAAACGGCCAGTGTTGCCAGGTAGGATAGCGGCTTGAAGGGGCTGAGGAAGAGTTTCATCGTGCGGGCCTTTCCGTCGCGAGGAGGTCAATGAGTTCGGCATCGTCCGGATACTCGATGGGCAGGTGGACATCGGCCTCGCCGATAGGTTCGGCGAACGTCGCGCGTGTCGTGGGGCCGAGGCTCGCCGTCTCGGCGACGGGGAAGCGGGCGATAAGGTCTTTGATCTCGGCGGTGGGGCCGGTGACCGTCGGAAAACGCAGGCGGGCGTCGTCGAGTGGGACAGGGCGCGAAACCACCCGATCAAACACTTGGATGACATGGGTGGCAAGACCCACGAAGTCCTCCGGGCGATGCGAT is part of the Corynebacterium imitans genome and encodes:
- a CDS encoding ATP-binding protein, which translates into the protein MHQDLEQRGQYLTVEVFSDRVEVTNPGTPLVDPQRFIDSASTTRNPCLGEALRLAHFVEQRGSGWDKIVASLEAEHFPPALIRSNGTTTVTLSAYRPFKLMTTDEKIEAVYQHACLGFLDNRAVTNASVRSRFGLRDTQTAQATRLINATVDEGLIRLYDPNAGARNRRYVPFWAE
- the ppc gene encoding phosphoenolpyruvate carboxylase produces the protein MSVQPADHVREDIRLLGRVLGRVLAEQEGQEIFDLVESTRRTAFDIAHGDAAPEDLLAVFRDMDITKMNLVARAFSHFALLTNLVEDLDDEKAAAPVSLRTSFAHLKDSGVDADKVAELIAGAQVSPVLTAHPTETRRRTVFDTQTHIKRLLSELHAGADPAAIEREMELRMTLLWQTALIRIARPRLEDEIDVGLRYYKLSLLEQIPALNRAIRYELRDTFDRDLALTPVMRPGSWIGGDHDGNPYVNAETLTYATRQAADTVLNHYLDELGELERELSLSDRYSTCSAELSQLADVANNTAESRVDEPYRRAIYGIRHRVAATRDVLAGSASAGTPYADPGELLADLDVIDASLRAHGGAIIANDRLNRLRSAVTTFGFHLYTLDLRQNSESFEKVVAEVLSVAGVCENYAALAEEDRVEVLVDELRTPRPLLRAEAQLSDDTRKEMGILTAAARAVRDLGQGAIAQCIIAMTGTVSDILEPMVLLKEVGLGSVNVVPLFETIEDLAHGARILEDLWSLPFYREHLRARGDVQEVMLGYSDSNKDGGYLQANWALYDAELALVELCNRHGIRLRLAHGRGGAVGRGGGPTYDAILAQPKGAVDGSIRITEQGEIISAKYGSPETARRHLEAFVAGTLEASLLDTEPIADPTRAYDIMRTLAAYSGEKYNELIGDPGFIDYFTQSTPLHEIGELNLGSRPASRKQTTAISDLRAIPWVLSWAQSRTNVPGWFGVGTAVERWAGESEERWDDLRELYRDWPFFRSVLSNMAQVMAKAELSLARLYADLVEDREVAERIYTLIAEEFERTKQVYFRITGHADLVAENQRQARSLKRRYPYLLPLNAVQLELLRRYRAGDETFLVSKTIQVTMNGLATALRNAG